The Chlorocebus sabaeus isolate Y175 chromosome 9, mChlSab1.0.hap1, whole genome shotgun sequence genome includes a window with the following:
- the LOC103215928 gene encoding mannose-binding protein A-like has product MFLFLSFPVLLLSVVTPSCSETKACEDAQKTCSVITCGIPVTNGTPGRDGRDGPKGEKGEPGQGLRGLQGPPGKLGPPGNTGAPGIPGPRGQKGDRGDNSVAEAKLANLERQLQSLRAELDHMKKLQAFSLGKMSGKKLFVTNGERMPFSKVKALCAGLQATVAAPKNAEENKAIQDVAKDTAFLGITDEAIEGQFMYVTGGRLTYSNWKKDEPNDHGSGEDCVILLSNGLWNDISCTASFIAVCEFPA; this is encoded by the exons ATGTTCCTGTTTCTGTCATTCCCTGTCCTTCTCCTGTCTGTGGTGACACCTTCCTGCTCCGAAACAAAAGCCTGTGAGGATGCCCAGAAGACTTGCTCCGTGATTACCTGTGGCATCCCCGTCACCAATGGCACCCCAGGCAGAGATGGGCGAGATGGACCCAAGGGGGAAAAGGGAGAGCCAG GTCAAGGGCTCAGAGGTTTGCAGGGCCCTCCTGGGAAGTTGGGGCCCCCAGGAAACACAGGGGCTCCTGGAATTCCAGGACCAAGGGGACAAAAAGGAGATCGTGGGGACAATTCAG TTGCTGAGGCTAAGCTGGCCAACTTAGAGAGACAGCTACAGAGCCTGAGAGCAGAACTGGACCACATGAAGAAGC TGCAAGCCTTCTCCTTGGGGAAAATGTCTGGGAAGAAGCTCTTCGTGACCAACGGTGAGCGGATGCCTTTCTCCAAAGTGAAGGCTCTGTGTGCTGGGCTCCAGGCCACGGTGGCTGCCCCCAAGAATGCCGAGGAGAATAAGGCCATCCAGGATGTGGCCAAAGACACTGCCTTCCTGGGCATCACAGATGAGGCAATCGAAGGCCAGTTCATGTACGTGACGGGCGGGAGGCTGACCTACAGCAACTGGAAGAAGGATGAGCCAAATGACCATGGTTCAGGGGAGGACTGTGTGATTCTCCTGAGCAATGGGCTCTGGAATGACATCTCCTGCACGGCCTCCTTCATCGCcgtctgtgagtttcctgcctgA